The DNA window ATCTCAGCGACTTCATTCCGGGCGCGGTCGGTGACTGTGCCATCGCCACCATGGTGTGGTCGACCATCTTCGCCTATGACCAAAGCCTGCTGACCGAAGGTCCGACCACCCTGGCCGACTTCTTCGATATAGAGCAATTTCCCGGTAAGCGCGGTATGCGCAGGAACCCGAAGGTCGCCATGGAGTGGGCATTGATCGCCGATGGCGTGCCACCGCGGGAGGTCTACTCGCTACTCGCCACCGAGGAGGGAATGAACCGCGCCTTCGCTAAGCTCGATACCATCAAGTCGGAAATCATCTGGTGGGAGGCTGGCGCCCAGCCGCCCCAATTGCTGGCCGACGGTGCCGTGGTCATGACCCAGGCCTACAACGGGCGCATCCTCGATGCAGCGAAGCAGGAAGGCAAGCCGTTCGAAATCGTCTGGGATGCTCAGGTGTATGACTACGAGTGGTGGGGCATCCCGATGGGGGCCCGCAACGCCGAAACCGCGGAGCGTTTCATCGCCTACGCCTCCCAGCCGGAGGTGCTGGCCCGGCTGCCGCGCTACATCGCCTATGCCCCGCCGCGCGAGAAGGCCATCGAGCTGGTCGATCCGGAGCTGCTCGCCGATTTGCCGACCGCGCCGGAAAACTTCACCAACGCGCTGCAGCTCGATAGCAACTTCTGGATCGATCATTTCGACACCATCAATACCCGCTTTCAGGTTTGGCTGGCCCAGCAATGAAGCAAGAACCGGCACCGCCCTGGGGCGCTGCCGGTCGTCATTCATCACGCCATCATTGACTGACGGACCACGCGATGACAGAACCCGCCGTAAACCGGCCGGCGCTGATCGAGCCTTCGCTCAGGCAGGCCCATCAGCGAGCTCGCC is part of the Halotalea alkalilenta genome and encodes:
- a CDS encoding ABC transporter substrate-binding protein — protein: MRLALLQRRMCAFTLVLAAPLIAPLAAPATAQAAELSVVTFGGAFEAAVKQAYFDPFTQETGTNFRLEAYDGGLARLAAMVQAGNPTWDLVDMESNDALAACEEGLLQPLDTAEMGDLSDFIPGAVGDCAIATMVWSTIFAYDQSLLTEGPTTLADFFDIEQFPGKRGMRRNPKVAMEWALIADGVPPREVYSLLATEEGMNRAFAKLDTIKSEIIWWEAGAQPPQLLADGAVVMTQAYNGRILDAAKQEGKPFEIVWDAQVYDYEWWGIPMGARNAETAERFIAYASQPEVLARLPRYIAYAPPREKAIELVDPELLADLPTAPENFTNALQLDSNFWIDHFDTINTRFQVWLAQQ